In the Malania oleifera isolate guangnan ecotype guangnan chromosome 1, ASM2987363v1, whole genome shotgun sequence genome, one interval contains:
- the LOC131163061 gene encoding uncharacterized protein LOC131163061, translated as MRKRRWLEHIKDYDRTISYHPGKANVVTDALSQKSMGAALSVVTIQHPIQMDLERFGMELVEDDHKGEQFGISDDSDDGALRFHTILCVPVDAEIKKIVLEEAHRSLYTVHAGSIKMYWDLQESFWWSGMKRAMTKFVKQCLTC; from the exons ATGAGgaagaggagatggttagagcaTATTAAGGATTACGAtcgcactatcagctaccacccagggaaagcaaatgtagtgACTGATGCTCTAAGCCAGAAATCAATGGGAGCAGCATTGTCAGTAGTGACAatccagcatccgatccagatggatttggagaggtttggTATGGAGCTAGTAGAGGATGATCACAAG GGAGAGCAGTTTGGTATTTCAGATgattcagatgatggagctttaaggTTCCATACCATATTGTGCGTACCTGTAGATGCTGAGATTAAGAAAATTGTCCTAGAGGAGGCGcatagatccctttacacagtgcatGCTGGCAGTATTAAGATGTATTGGGACCTCCAagagtcattttggtggagcggcatgaaaagGGCGATGACCAAGTTTGtgaagcagtgtttgacgtgctag